The Geothrix oryzae DNA window TGTGGATGAACTCGAGGATGGCGAAGCGCTGGGTGATGACGGCGAAGAAGTCCGCCAGCTCGGCGCGGCCGTTCCGCAGCACGAAACCCGTGGGGTGCTGCATCCAGGCGTTGGCCACGAGGATCCAGAAGGCCGACAGGTTCGAGGCGATGGCCACGAGCCAGATGGCGGTGACATGGGCCTTCTTCGACAGCTTCTCCCAGCCGAAGTGCCACACGGCGATGAAGGTGGACTCCAGGAAGAAGGCCGCCGTGGCCTCGATGGCCAGCAGCGAGCCGAAGATGTCGCCCACATAGGCCGAGTAGCGCGACCAGTTCGTGCCGAACTGGAACTCCAGCGTCAGGCCCGTCACCACGCCCACGGCGAAGTTGATGAGGAAGAGCTTCCCCCAGAACTTCGCCATGCGCTTGTAGTCCTCGTCACCCGAGCGCACATACTGCGTCTCCATGAGGGCGACGAGCATGGAGAGGCCCAGGGTCAGGGGCACGAACAGGAAGTGGAAGTAGGTCGCCACCGCGAATTGCAGGCGCGACAAGGTCAAGGCGTCCACGGACTCCTCCTACAGGTCTGGGTTGGGGATGGGGCTTAGGGGATCAGGAACAGCTCGACGCCGCCTGGGTCCTGAGCGCCGAGTGGCAGCGCAGGTGGGCGGCGAGGTGGGTCTCCGGGGAGCGGGCCAGCGCATCGAAGCGCACGCCGGCCAGGTGGGTCTCCAGGGTGCGGGCGGCCTCGGCCCAGGCCGCCTGGATGGGGCAGCCGTGGGCCAGCGGGCAGTGGTGATGGCCGTCCAGGCACTGGTTGAGGACGATGGGGCCTTCCAGGGCGGTCACCACATCCAGGAGGGAGATCTCCGACGCGGGGCGGGCCAGGGCGATGCCGCCTCCCGTGCCCCGGGTCGTCTGGAGGATGCCCGCCTTGGCCAGGCCGCCGATGAGGCGGCGGACGAAGGGCGCGGGGAGGAGGCGGGCCTCGGCGATCTCCGCGATGGAGGCCCGCGTCCCCTCCGGCAGCGAGGCCAGGTGGAGCACCAGCCGCGCCGCGTAATCCGTCTGTCTGGAGATGCCGATCATGGGGCCTCGAAGGTGACTGCGGAGATAACATTACCTCAAGAGTCACCTTGGTCAATACCCTTGAGTCATCAATTTAAGGGACCTATTTGTAGCCTG harbors:
- a CDS encoding RrF2 family transcriptional regulator, translated to MIGISRQTDYAARLVLHLASLPEGTRASIAEIAEARLLPAPFVRRLIGGLAKAGILQTTRGTGGGIALARPASEISLLDVVTALEGPIVLNQCLDGHHHCPLAHGCPIQAAWAEAARTLETHLAGVRFDALARSPETHLAAHLRCHSALRTQAASSCS